The sequence TACCTCCTTAATAAAATTTTATTTGCCTTAGCAGAAGGGAAAAAACAAGATATAAAAAGAAAGTTAAAGCTATATGCCTGGGTTATATACATTGTTGGAGTCCCTGCGTGGGTGGTAATACTCCTTAGTGAGCAAAACTGGATAGCAGCTTCCATAGAAGCTGGCGGAGTGCCATCAATGTGTTTAGGCTTATATACAGTGTATCAGTATTCTAAAGCACCAGGTAGTATTCTTGACAAAGTTGCTTCATTCTTCACCTATGGTTCTATATTTTTAGGTGTTGGTTACAGCCTGGTTGATTATGGTGGAATAACATCATTTTCCCAGGTTTTAGAAATGGGAGTAATGCTGGGTTTTCTATTGGGAAGCTATCTATTAGCCAAAAACAATAGAATTGGTTGGTTGTTTTTTATGCTGATGAATGCGAGTATGGCTATTCTCATGCTCACTCAGCAAAAACCACTCCTGACGGCTCAACAAATTATATCGTTAGGTTTTGTAATCTACGGTTTCAGGGCATCAAGAAAAACAAATCCATTATAAAAAATTTATTCACCAGACGCTTAACCAGTATTTGACAAGAGATGAGCCAAAACCGTTCAACCAAACATTCAGTGTAAATAAATGAAAGACTTCATAAGCTCTTCAGCTTTATTGTTAATGCTACTCAATCCGTTTCTTGTTGTAGTCTACCTTATCGACGTAATGCAGAAAATGGAGGGGAGGATATTCCGTCACGTGCTGTTGCGCGCCGCCATGATTTCAAGTGTTGTTTTTTGTGTTTTTGCCATCCTCGGCGATGCTGTTTTTTCAGAAATTGTGCAAGTGGAGTTTGCTTCCTTTCAGATTTTTGGAGGCATTGTATTTCTGCTCATAGGTCTCCAATTTTTTTTTCGTGGTCCACAGGCAATAGAAATTTTAAGAGGAGAATCAGAGCATTTGGCAGGTGCTATTGCCATGCCTGTTTTAATAGGTCCAGGCACTATTAGCGTAAGTGTTATTATTGGAAAAAGGCTTGATCCACTTATGGCATGTATAAGCATATTGTCTGCTATCTGTATCTCTATCATCATCATACTTCTACTCAAATCTCTGCATGACATTGTGCGTACAAGCCATGAACGATTGATTCAACGATATATAGAAGTAGCAGGCCGAATCACAGCACTGTACGTCGGAACAGTATCAATCGAAATGATAATGCAAGGCGTTCGTACATGGGCAGGCAAGTTTTAATACCACCGCACCGAACCAGTGCGGTCACAAGACGTCAAGAAGTGTCACGTCGCTGACGAGACTGGTATGGAAGGGCCAGCTGACAAGCCCCTGCGGGTCACTATTAGAAAAGGAAGAATTCCCATCCCTAATCCATCGGAACAAGAGAAAACCCCCTGTTCTGATAGGCAATCATGGAAATGTACCCATTCTGGGTCACTTCTACTTCAGCCCGGAAATCCTCCGGGTTGATCCCCTGAAGGTCTGCTGCCATGAGACACTGTTCCATGTGGACACCTTCTTTGGCAAAGGTTTCAAGCCATTCATGTACTTCAGCCTTTGCCAGCTTTTCCTCTTCCTCAACATACCCGGTACCACTGGTGATAAACTGACTGGCTTTTCCGCGAAAAGCGATAACAACTTCAGGTTTAACGCCAGCTGCCTTGAGCTGTGAAAGTGTTTTGTCTATAAGTGAAAGACGAAGTACTAACTTTTGCGGATTACCAACGTTGACGTCAAAATAGATTTTTACAGTTTCAAGTCCTGCCAGAGATTGGCTTTGGGTATATTCCTTCCCCTGGGCGATTCCAAAAGAAAAAAACAGAAATGCAGAAATACATATCAGTAAAAGCGTTCGTGTAAACATGACATACCTCCGGTGTGAGAAATTATTTGGATTTTTGTGATAGGAGCACTCACGCTATTACAAGGACAATATACACGAATGCCACAATGTGCCACATTATTGTGATTACCACAACTAAAGAAATAACACCAGGAGTGGGAGGTTTGGGAATGCCTCATTTCTGGACAGACACTAGATAGCCACCTTTAATACCCGTTAAAGATGGATATTAAAGGCGGAGGATTGTTTACAAAAAAACGAGCTTAGAGCTTAGGGCTAACTCGACTGCTCAGTCATCAGAGACAAACAGGCAGTCAGGTTCTGGGGATACTGTCTGTCTCATACTGTGCTAACAATGAAGGGATAGAATGATTCTCTTAAACCTCTTTAATCCCCTCCAGCTTCCAGTCCTGCGTGCCAAGCGGCCTTGCCCAACTCCACTCTTCAGCAAATTTCACAGGTTCGGTATCACTGCCTGAAATCAGTTCACCGCTCTCATCATCCACGGTATAATCAAGAAGGTTGGCTGTGAAAAGAACGGTCACAAAATCCTCTCCACTTTCAGATCCGGCCGCCACAACTTCAACGTTGCGGATGGATATATTTTCCAGTTTATTAAGTTCTCCTTTAGATTCCATCTCAGCAAACTGCGCTTGGTATTCTGAGGCAAGCTGCTCACCTAAAAGGTGCCTGTACGAGCTAATATCACGTCGCATCCAGCCAGCCTGAACCTTAAAAAAAACGTCTGAAGCCACTTCTACAAAATAGTTCGCATCAAAATCGGGATCTGCAATGCGTATGATTTCCAGTCCCTCCTCCAGGCTCGCTTTTTCCGGTTCCTGGGAGGAAGGTGTAAAACCATGCTGAGTCGGAGAATCCTTGCTGTCAAAGTTACCTCCAAAGACATTGTCATTCTGAGGTGGTGCCTGATAGCCCGGAGGAGGACCATTGTAAGGACGTGCAGCAAACCTCCTGTACAGAAAGTAGCCAGCGACGCCAAGAAGGATCAGAGGAAGCATCCCCATCCCCGAGCCACCCATCCCAAACATGCTGCCCAGCAGCATGCCACCAAGTGCCCCACCAAGCAAACCACCCATCAAACCACGATTCACACCTGATTTTTGTTGTGTAGCTGGCTGCTGTTTTTTTGTTACTGGCGCACTCTGTCTTGGTGCAGAGCGAAAAGTTCGACCGCCCATACGGGAGC comes from Desulfocapsa sulfexigens DSM 10523 and encodes:
- a CDS encoding MarC family protein codes for the protein MKDFISSSALLLMLLNPFLVVVYLIDVMQKMEGRIFRHVLLRAAMISSVVFCVFAILGDAVFSEIVQVEFASFQIFGGIVFLLIGLQFFFRGPQAIEILRGESEHLAGAIAMPVLIGPGTISVSVIIGKRLDPLMACISILSAICISIIIILLLKSLHDIVRTSHERLIQRYIEVAGRITALYVGTVSIEMIMQGVRTWAGKF
- a CDS encoding DsrE family protein, with the translated sequence MFTRTLLLICISAFLFFSFGIAQGKEYTQSQSLAGLETVKIYFDVNVGNPQKLVLRLSLIDKTLSQLKAAGVKPEVVIAFRGKASQFITSGTGYVEEEEKLAKAEVHEWLETFAKEGVHMEQCLMAADLQGINPEDFRAEVEVTQNGYISMIAYQNRGFSLVPMD
- a CDS encoding Tim44 domain-containing protein; translation: MFMVMRNLTPFFLVFFTLCFVEAGIMAEYADARSRMGGRTFRSAPRQSAPVTKKQQPATQQKSGVNRGLMGGLLGGALGGMLLGSMFGMGGSGMGMLPLILLGVAGYFLYRRFAARPYNGPPPGYQAPPQNDNVFGGNFDSKDSPTQHGFTPSSQEPEKASLEEGLEIIRIADPDFDANYFVEVASDVFFKVQAGWMRRDISSYRHLLGEQLASEYQAQFAEMESKGELNKLENISIRNVEVVAAGSESGEDFVTVLFTANLLDYTVDDESGELISGSDTEPVKFAEEWSWARPLGTQDWKLEGIKEV